From the genome of Malus domestica chromosome 04, GDT2T_hap1, one region includes:
- the LOC114824551 gene encoding serine/threonine-protein kinase BLUS1-like yields the protein MATSSTSSSHQDNPQKVQFPLDSAAYKDLQEIGSGDKAVVVYKAVCVPMNSAIVAIKSVDLNQSTADFESKLRDTKTLSLSHHNILSDHCSFTTADRRLWVVMPFMAFGSLISSSAFPEGLPEPCVAAVLEETLNAMSYLHSQEQVHGDIKPGNILVDSDGSVKLANFGVSASFYGADHSTGTNDTSATPYWVAPNGGGCKADIWAFGITALELALGGPPVSDLPPFLESQILKVKNRFPFSDYKNIIKDFKNKKYSADFKDMVRSCLDLDPEKRPAAETLLKHSFFHNYSGKDFLVGTVLPHLESVEERFKKRNRGLGDLLGKEKYELRAENMGFSGWNFNEDDFVFNPVFSTESSSTSSSESSGGGKSPLSIFATRLAKHLEIVVMIIDLLKGAVEVSTQDQVEIQRLKGELEIKKEDILQFQDNLERFVLDLAIPAASSSTSSLPAESSNRGNARLVELQEIARNLDQQMENVQSIIGQLGQSEEVQLLKSELESEYDRCVNFQVELEVIMQKLYTDESD from the coding sequence ATGGCGACTTCTTCGACTTCTTCCTCCCACCAAGATAACCCACAAAAGGTCCAATTCCCGTTGGACTCCGCCGCGTACAAAGACCTCCAAGAAATCGGCTCTGGCGACAAGGCCGTCGTCGTCTACAAGGCCGTCTGCGTCCCCATGAACTCTGCAATCGTCGCAATCAAGTCCGTTGACCTCAATCAATCCACGGCCGATTTCGAAAGCAAGCTACGCGATACCAAGACTCTGTCTCTTTCCCACCACAACATTCTCAGCGACCATTGCTCCTTCACCACCGCCGACCGCCGTCTCTGGGTGGTTATGCCGTTCATGGCCTTCGGCTCTCTAATCTCCTCCTCTGCTTTCCCGGAAGGATTACCAGAGCCCTGCGTTGCTGCTGTCCTGGAAGAGACGCTAAACGCCATGTCCTATCTCCATAGTCAGGAACAAGTCCACGGCGACATCAAACCCGGAAACATCTTGGTTGACTCTGATGGGTCTGTTAAGCTCGCCAATTTCGGGGTCTCTGCTTCTTTCTACGGCGCCGATCATTCAACTGGGACAAACGACACTTCTGCAACGCCGTATTGGGTGGCGCCCAACGGAGGTGGATGCAAGGCGGATATCTGGGCATTTGGGATCACGGCTCTGGAATTGGCTCTCGGCGGCCCTCCCGTGTCTGACCTGCCGCCGTTTTTAGAGTCTCAGATTCTGAAGGTCAAGAACAGGTTCCCGTTTTCCGATTACAAAAAcatcatcaaagatttcaagaACAAGAAGTACTCAGCGGATTTCAAGGACATGGTGCGTTCTTGCCTTGATCTGGACCCGGAAAAGAGGCCGGCGGCGGAGACGCTGCTGAAGCACTCGTTTTTCCACAACTACAGTGGCAAGGATTTTCTGGTGGGGACTGTGCTTCCGCATTTGGAGAGCGTTGAGGAGAGGTTCAAGAAAAGAAACAGGGGTTTGGGTGACTTGTTGGGCAAGGAAAAATATGAACTAAGGGCTGAGAATATGGGGTTTAGCGGATGGAATTTCAATGAGGACGACTTTGTTTTCAACCCGGTTTTTTCCACTGAGTCGTCTTCTACTTCCAGCTCTGAGTCTTCTGGCGGCGGCAAATCCCCGCTGTCAATATTTGCAACGAGGTTGGCAAAGCATTTAGAGATTGTGGTGATGATTATTGATCTGTTGAAGGGAGCAGTTGAGGTGAGCACACAGGATCAAGTAGAGATTCAGAGGCTGAAGGGTGAGTTGGAGATCAAGAAGGAAGATATTTTGCAGTTCCAGGATAACTTGGAGAGGTTTGTTTTGGACCTGGCTATTCCAGCTGCGTCGTCTTCTACTTCCAGCCTTCCGGCTGAGTCTTCCAACCGCGGCAATGCACGGCTGGTGGAATTGCAGGAAATTGCAAGAAATTTGGACCAGCAGATGGAGAATGTGCAGAGCATTATTGGTCAGTTGGGACAATCAGAAGAGGTTCAGCTGCTGAAGAGTGAGTTGGAGTCTGAGTACGACAGATGTGTGAACTTTCAGGTAGAGTTGGAGGTGATCATGCAAAAGTTGTACACTGATGAAAGTGATTAG
- the LOC103433051 gene encoding serine/threonine-protein kinase BLUS1-like, protein MATSSTSSSHQDNPQKVQFPLDSAAYKDLQEIGSGDKAVVVYKAVCVPMNSAIVAIKSVDLNQSAADFESKLRDTKTLSLSHHNILSDHCSFTTADRRLWVVMPFMAFGSLISSSAFPEGLPEPCVAAVLEETLNAMSYLHSQEQVHGNIKPGNILVDSDGSVKLANFGVSASFYGADHSTGTNDTSATPYWVAPNGGGCKADIWAFGITALELALGGPPVSDLPPFLESQILKVKNRFPFSDYKNIIKDFKNKKYSADFKDLVRSCLDRDPEKRPAAETLLKHSFFHNYSGKDFLVGTVLPHLESVEERFKKRNRGLGDLLGKEKYELRAENMGFSGWNFNENDFVFNPVFSTESSSTSSSESSGGGKSPLSIFATRLAKHLEIVVMIIDLLKGAVEVSTQDQVEIQRLKGELEIKKEDILQFQDNLERFVLDLVIPASSSSTSSFPAESSNRGNARLVELQEIARNLAEQMENVQSIIGQLGQAEEIQLLKSELESEYDRCVNFQVELEVIMQKLYTDESD, encoded by the coding sequence ATGGCGACTTCTTCGACTTCTTCCTCCCACCAAGATAACCCACAAAAGGTCCAATTCCCGTTGGACTCCGCCGCGTACAAAGACCTCCAAGAAATCGGCTCTGGCGACAAGGCCGTCGTCGTCTACAAGGCCGTCTGCGTCCCCATGAACTCTGCAATCGTCGCAATCAAGTCCGTTGACCTCAATCAATCCGCGGCCGATTTCGAAAGCAAGCTACGCGATACCAAGACTCTGTCTCTTTCCCACCACAACATTCTCAGCGACCATTGCTCCTTCACCACCGCCGACCGCCGTCTCTGGGTGGTTATGCCGTTCATGGCCTTCGGCTCTCTAATCTCCTCCTCTGCTTTCCCGGAAGGATTACCAGAGCCCTGCGTTGCTGCTGTCCTGGAAGAGACGCTAAACGCCATGTCCTATCTCCATAGTCAGGAACAAGTCCACGGCAACATCAAACCCGGAAACATCTTGGTTGACTCTGATGGGTCTGTTAAGCTCGCCAATTTCGGGGTCTCTGCTTCTTTCTACGGCGCCGATCATTCAACTGGGACAAACGACACTTCTGCAACGCCGTATTGGGTGGCGCCCAACGGAGGTGGATGCAAGGCGGATATCTGGGCATTTGGGATCACGGCTCTGGAATTGGCTCTCGGCGGCCCTCCCGTGTCTGACCTGCCGCCGTTTTTAGAGTCTCAGATTCTGAAGGTCAAGAACAGGTTCCCGTTTTCCGATTACAAAAAcatcatcaaagatttcaagaACAAGAAGTACTCAGCGGATTTCAAGGACTTGGTGCGTTCTTGCCTTGATCGGGACCCGGAAAAGAGGCCTGCGGCGGAGACGCTGCTGAAGCACTCGTTTTTCCACAACTACAGTGGCAAGGATTTTCTGGTGGGGACTGTGCTTCCGCATTTGGAGAGCGTTGAGGAGAGGTTCAAGAAAAGAAACAGGGGTTTGGGTGACTTGTTGGGCAAGGAAAAATATGAACTAAGGGCTGAGAATATGGGGTTTAGCGGATGGAATTTCAATGAGAACGACTTTGTTTTCAACCCGGTTTTTTCCACTGAGTCGTCTTCTACTTCCAGCTCCGAGTCTTCTGGCGGAGGCAAATCCCCGCTGTCAATATTTGCAACGAGGTTGGCAAAGCATTTAGAGATTGTGGTGATGATTATTGATCTGTTGAAGGGAGCAGTTGAGGTGAGCACACAGGATCAAGTAGAGATTCAGAGGCTGAAGGGTGAGTTGGAGATCAAGAAGGAAGATATTTTGCAGTTTCAGGATAACTTGGAGAGGTTTGTTTTGGACCTGGTTATTCCAGCTTCCTCGTCTTCTACTTCCAGCTTTCCGGCTGAGTCTTCCAACCGCGGCAATGCACGGCTGGTGGAATTGCAGGAAATTGCAAGAAATTTGGCCGAGCAGATGGAGAATGTGCAGAGCATTATTGGTCAGTTGGGACAAGCAGAAGAGATTCAGCTGCTGAAGAGTGAGTTGGAGTCTGAGTACGACAGATGTGTGAACTTTCAGGTAGAGTTGGAGGTGATCATGCAAAAGTTGTACACTGATGAAAGTGATTAG